The following proteins are encoded in a genomic region of Microcoleus sp. FACHB-68:
- the murC gene encoding UDP-N-acetylmuramate--L-alanine ligase: MLSSVDFSGRPFHFIGIGGIGMSALAYILAKRQLPVYGSDLKSSHITQRLQETGAHIFWRQDASNLEFFKPASDQTGATFAPAGVSESSKQGAAAATTTLESTSKVAKSPANLPQVICSTAIHSGNAEYQAAIDLGCPIFHRSDLLAALIKDYQSIAVAGTHGKTTTSSLIGYVLMQAGLDPTIVVGGEVKAWEGNARLGEGPYLVAEADESDGSLVKLSAQIGVVTNIELDHPDHYANLDEVIATFKIFEGRCETLVGCIDCPTVRDSLKPKISYSLDPETGADYTADCIATRADGTTARVWERGEILGQLNLKLLGRHNLSNALAAVAVGRLLGLDFAAIADAVATFEGARRRFEVRGEHNDILFVDDYAHHPSELRVTLAAASLRAKDREASSTKNHNGKSNGRVVAIFQPHRYSRTLTFLQEFAQSFSDADIVVLTNIYSAGEPDLGQVSGQQVADLVATYHHQVHYQPSLQSVCTFLTETLLPGDVALFLGAGNLNQIIPEVMTFYEKSEQERSHEGHRRA, encoded by the coding sequence ATGCTGAGTTCTGTAGATTTCAGCGGCAGGCCATTCCATTTCATCGGAATCGGCGGAATAGGAATGTCAGCCCTCGCTTATATTCTAGCTAAGCGTCAGCTGCCCGTATATGGCTCGGATCTTAAATCTAGCCATATTACTCAGCGGTTGCAGGAAACTGGCGCTCATATTTTTTGGCGTCAAGACGCAAGTAATTTAGAATTTTTTAAGCCGGCAAGCGATCAAACTGGAGCAACGTTTGCACCTGCCGGTGTGAGCGAGAGTTCTAAGCAGGGCGCGGCAGCAGCAACCACAACGCTGGAAAGCACATCCAAGGTTGCTAAGTCGCCGGCAAACTTACCCCAAGTGATCTGCTCAACAGCAATTCACTCAGGCAACGCCGAATATCAAGCGGCGATTGACTTGGGGTGTCCGATTTTCCACCGCTCAGATTTACTGGCCGCCCTGATCAAAGATTACCAAAGCATTGCTGTAGCCGGCACCCACGGTAAAACAACAACGAGTAGCTTGATCGGGTATGTGCTGATGCAGGCCGGTTTAGATCCAACCATCGTGGTGGGGGGAGAAGTCAAAGCCTGGGAAGGCAACGCCCGACTGGGAGAAGGGCCGTATTTAGTTGCAGAAGCAGACGAATCAGACGGTTCTCTCGTCAAGCTTTCAGCCCAAATCGGCGTTGTCACCAATATCGAACTCGATCACCCAGACCACTACGCCAACCTTGATGAAGTAATCGCCACGTTCAAAATTTTTGAAGGGCGCTGCGAAACCTTGGTGGGCTGTATTGACTGCCCCACGGTCAGAGATAGCCTCAAACCAAAAATTAGCTATAGCTTAGATCCAGAAACTGGAGCCGACTATACTGCCGATTGTATTGCGACCCGCGCAGATGGCACCACGGCCAGAGTGTGGGAACGCGGAGAAATCTTGGGACAGCTGAACTTGAAATTGCTAGGCCGGCATAACCTCAGCAACGCCCTGGCAGCAGTCGCAGTCGGTCGGTTGTTAGGCTTAGACTTTGCCGCAATTGCCGACGCGGTCGCCACGTTTGAAGGCGCACGGCGTCGTTTTGAAGTTCGAGGTGAACACAACGACATTTTATTTGTCGATGACTATGCCCACCACCCCAGCGAACTCCGGGTCACCCTGGCAGCAGCGAGTCTACGAGCAAAGGATCGCGAGGCCAGTTCCACCAAAAACCATAATGGCAAATCGAACGGACGGGTTGTGGCGATCTTTCAACCCCACCGCTACAGCCGCACCCTCACCTTCCTACAAGAATTCGCCCAGTCTTTTAGCGATGCCGATATCGTTGTTCTTACGAATATCTATAGCGCCGGTGAACCGGACTTAGGGCAAGTCAGTGGTCAGCAAGTTGCCGATTTAGTTGCCACTTACCATCATCAGGTGCACTATCAACCATCATTACAGTCAGTTTGTACGTTTCTAACAGAAACGCTCCTTCCTGGCGATGTGGCCTTATTTCTGGGAGCGGGTAACCTAAATCAGATCATTCCAGAGGTCATGACTTTTTATGAAAAGTCAGAGCAGGAACGGTCTCACGAAGGGCACCGTCGCGCCTGA
- the nadD gene encoding nicotinate (nicotinamide) nucleotide adenylyltransferase: protein MKGGCEGLGTQKVAVFGGTFDPVHLGHLLIAQTASTQVELDRVIWVPTRYPPHKSSRSLVEFERRLEMVRQAIVENPAFVVSPVEINRTGSSYAIQTFMELQELYPAIQWYWIVGADAFQTLPKWHCRDILATSVEWLVAPRLLRGSAAEEVGKTCWSDEIYLETQILCQQVAHHLAHTSMPVRWQVLQSPLVAVSSSLIRQFCREGRSIRYLVPEAVRIYIETENLYQSATNQ, encoded by the coding sequence ATGAAGGGTGGTTGTGAAGGTTTAGGTACGCAGAAAGTCGCTGTTTTTGGGGGCACCTTCGATCCGGTTCATTTAGGGCATCTGCTAATTGCCCAGACTGCTTCGACGCAGGTGGAGCTTGATCGGGTGATTTGGGTTCCCACTCGCTACCCTCCCCATAAATCTTCCCGATCATTGGTTGAGTTTGAGCGTCGCTTGGAAATGGTGCGGCAGGCAATCGTAGAGAATCCGGCGTTTGTTGTCTCGCCGGTAGAAATTAATCGCACCGGCTCTTCCTATGCCATCCAAACTTTTATGGAGCTTCAGGAACTCTATCCAGCGATTCAGTGGTACTGGATTGTTGGAGCAGACGCATTCCAGACACTGCCCAAATGGCACTGCCGCGACATTCTAGCTACGTCTGTTGAGTGGTTGGTGGCCCCCCGACTGCTGCGAGGAAGTGCTGCTGAAGAGGTCGGTAAGACCTGCTGGAGCGATGAAATTTACTTGGAGACTCAGATACTTTGCCAACAAGTGGCCCACCATCTGGCTCATACGTCGATGCCGGTGCGCTGGCAAGTTCTGCAATCGCCTTTGGTGGCAGTTTCGTCAAGTTTAATTCGCCAGTTTTGCCGCGAAGGGCGCTCAATCCGTTACTTAGTGCCGGAAGCCGTTAGGATTTACATTGAAACTGAGAACCTTTATCAATCGGCAACTAATCAGTAA
- a CDS encoding type I glyceraldehyde-3-phosphate dehydrogenase — MIRVAINGFGRIGRNFMRCWIGRTNSQLEVVAINDTSDPKTNAHLLKYDTMLGKLDADISADDNSITVNGHTVKCVSDRNPLNLPWAEWGIDLIIEATGVFVDNAGASKHIEAGAKKVLITAPGKGSDIGTYVMGVNDNEYEHDKFNVLSNASCTTNCLAPVVKVLHENFNIIKGTMTTTHSYTGDQRLLDASHRDVRRARAAAMNIVPTTTGAAKAVALVIPAMKGKLNGIAMRVPTPNVSVVDFVAQVEKRTFTEEVNEALQHAAQGQLKGILEYSDLPLVSCDYKGNDASSIVDASLTMVMDGDMVKVLAWYDNEWGYSQRVVDLAELVAQKWVA, encoded by the coding sequence GTGATTAGAGTCGCGATCAACGGGTTTGGACGCATCGGACGTAACTTCATGCGCTGCTGGATTGGCAGAACCAACAGCCAACTTGAGGTCGTTGCTATCAACGACACTTCTGACCCAAAAACCAACGCTCACTTGCTGAAATACGACACGATGTTGGGCAAGTTGGACGCCGATATTAGTGCCGATGACAACTCCATTACCGTCAACGGTCATACAGTTAAATGTGTATCAGATCGCAACCCTTTAAACTTGCCCTGGGCTGAATGGGGAATTGACTTGATCATTGAAGCAACAGGTGTGTTTGTTGACAATGCCGGTGCTTCAAAGCACATAGAAGCTGGAGCTAAGAAGGTACTGATCACAGCACCTGGGAAAGGCTCAGACATCGGCACCTATGTGATGGGTGTCAATGACAACGAATACGAACACGACAAGTTCAACGTCCTGAGCAATGCCAGTTGTACAACCAACTGCTTGGCACCCGTGGTCAAGGTGTTGCACGAGAACTTCAATATTATCAAAGGTACGATGACCACCACCCACAGCTATACCGGGGATCAGCGGCTGCTAGATGCTAGCCACCGGGATGTGCGACGCGCACGGGCTGCGGCAATGAACATTGTGCCTACCACCACCGGCGCTGCGAAAGCGGTTGCTTTGGTGATTCCAGCCATGAAGGGCAAGCTCAATGGCATTGCTATGCGAGTGCCAACACCTAACGTGTCGGTTGTGGATTTTGTGGCTCAGGTTGAGAAAAGAACCTTCACTGAAGAAGTCAATGAAGCGCTGCAACACGCGGCACAAGGTCAACTCAAAGGCATTTTGGAATACAGCGATCTCCCCCTGGTTTCTTGTGACTATAAGGGGAATGATGCTTCTTCCATCGTGGATGCTAGCCTGACAATGGTCATGGATGGCGACATGGTGAAGGTTCTTGCCTGGTATGACAACGAGTGGGGCTACAGCCAACGGGTTGTCGATCTGGCTGAATTGGTGGCTCAGAAGTGGGTTGCTTAG
- the thiL gene encoding thiamine-phosphate kinase, with translation MTDNPPSLQVQDIGEQGLLKRLHKFCPPDMVGDDAAVMNLLPAQQLVITTDMLVDGVHFSERTTSPEDAGWRAAAANLSDLAAMGAQPAGITVGLGITGTTPVSWVERLYQGMQSCLQQHNTPIVGGDIVRSPIITLSITAFGQAYPNRIIRRCAAQPGDAIIVTGFHGASRAGLELLLHPEFGQNLQPAERDSLTLAHQRPKPRLDVLPLLWEIFALESPIPVAGMDSSDGLADAIVQICQASAVGAKIERNSIPIPPALNQLVPADRALEWALYGGEDFELVLCLPAAVAQKLLNQLGAGAAIVGTIASQAGVWLTDNAGIYPDQQLTLNQGFKHF, from the coding sequence GTGACCGATAATCCTCCGTCCTTACAAGTTCAAGATATTGGAGAGCAGGGACTCTTAAAACGATTACACAAATTCTGTCCTCCAGATATGGTGGGGGATGATGCGGCGGTAATGAATTTGTTACCGGCACAACAGTTAGTAATCACAACTGATATGTTGGTGGATGGCGTTCATTTTAGCGAACGTACAACATCCCCAGAAGATGCCGGCTGGCGTGCTGCTGCGGCTAATTTATCGGATCTCGCAGCAATGGGAGCACAACCGGCAGGAATTACGGTAGGTTTAGGCATCACCGGCACTACCCCTGTCAGTTGGGTTGAAAGACTCTATCAAGGAATGCAAAGCTGCCTGCAACAGCACAACACCCCCATCGTCGGCGGCGATATTGTCCGTTCCCCAATAATTACCCTCTCGATCACCGCCTTTGGTCAAGCTTACCCGAATCGGATCATCCGTCGTTGTGCAGCTCAACCTGGAGATGCCATTATCGTCACCGGCTTTCACGGAGCCTCCCGTGCCGGTTTAGAATTATTACTGCATCCAGAATTTGGTCAAAATCTTCAGCCGGCTGAGCGAGACAGCCTCACACTCGCTCACCAACGCCCCAAACCCAGATTAGATGTATTGCCGCTACTTTGGGAAATTTTCGCTCTGGAATCTCCAATCCCTGTAGCCGGTATGGATAGCAGCGATGGATTAGCAGACGCTATCGTGCAAATTTGTCAAGCCAGTGCAGTTGGCGCGAAAATTGAACGCAACAGCATTCCCATCCCGCCGGCACTCAATCAACTCGTGCCGGCAGATCGCGCTTTAGAATGGGCTTTATATGGCGGAGAAGACTTTGAACTCGTACTTTGCCTGCCGGCAGCCGTTGCTCAGAAATTGCTAAATCAATTGGGTGCCGGTGCAGCTATTGTCGGAACAATTGCTTCCCAAGCTGGTGTTTGGCTAACAGACAATGCCGGTATTTATCCCGATCAGCAACTGACTCTTAACCAAGGATTTAAACATTTCTAA
- a CDS encoding Uma2 family endonuclease, which produces MQLTTEQIIYPSSNGKPMADGTIQYRWITQIKGGCDAIFKDDPNVFVAGDLFWYPVEGNANICQAPDVMVVFGRGKSDRKSYRQWQEENITPQVIFEVRSESDSQTKMDKKLVFYNRYGVEEYYLYDPADKDLRGWRRTDGLLDVIDPMIGWVSPRLGVRFELNDEGLELYAPNGEKFVDYLELYQQREQEREEKELAQQRAERLAAQLRAAGIEPEE; this is translated from the coding sequence ATGCAACTTACAACGGAACAAATCATTTATCCATCCAGTAACGGTAAACCAATGGCAGATGGTACAATTCAGTACCGATGGATTACTCAAATAAAGGGCGGCTGTGACGCAATCTTTAAAGATGACCCAAATGTATTTGTAGCCGGCGATTTATTTTGGTATCCGGTAGAGGGAAACGCCAACATCTGTCAAGCCCCTGATGTAATGGTGGTGTTTGGCAGAGGCAAAAGTGATCGCAAATCTTACAGACAGTGGCAAGAAGAGAATATTACACCCCAAGTCATCTTTGAAGTGCGCTCAGAAAGCGATAGCCAGACAAAGATGGATAAAAAGTTAGTGTTTTATAACCGCTATGGAGTGGAAGAATATTATTTGTATGATCCAGCAGATAAAGATTTGAGGGGATGGCGGCGCACGGACGGATTATTAGATGTCATTGATCCGATGATCGGCTGGGTTTCTCCTCGTTTGGGGGTGCGGTTTGAGTTGAATGATGAGGGGTTGGAACTTTACGCACCGAATGGGGAAAAGTTTGTTGATTATCTGGAGTTGTATCAGCAAAGAGAGCAGGAACGAGAGGAGAAAGAGTTGGCGCAACAACGAGCGGAACGATTAGCCGCGCAGTTAAGAGCAGCAGGAATTGAACCGGAGGAGTGA
- a CDS encoding EcsC family protein, whose protein sequence is MTQPNFWQSLTKTATGFGETISNAAAHATQAATDTAAKAGEAISSAASGTAAKAGEAISSAASGTAAKAGEAIGSAASGASIAVAKTAAKAGVAISSGASGATVAATETALKAKGFFSSAASGATAAASGTAAKAGEAIGSAVSEASQAVVGKSLGVSGVVAGAASVAGKAVVGKATEVGGAIAYTASKAGQTVAKKATNAAAPIMDATGKTIQNAKNVTTDWLIRFIDKVDVPKAEAEVRGLQQQYPNEEPRKIAHRLMVDKTVLAAGSGLASNLVPGAALAMAGVDLAAMTALSAELIYQIAAAYGQDLQSSARKGEVLTIFTLSVSGSLALEAGLGWLGNVPVAGAMIGASTNAAMIYSLGYGACRFYEAKQRNSLILEGTVIDSLVESEKYLEGAISQEVIMDQILIHVFLAGNPDKTGEQLLPELQILNLSPASLEAITANITSPPSLETLLAQINSDFAVPLLAQCQKIAQLDGVVTPEETQVIETILNKFGININSDAQ, encoded by the coding sequence ATGACACAACCAAATTTCTGGCAATCACTGACAAAAACAGCGACAGGGTTTGGAGAAACAATTAGTAACGCTGCCGCACACGCAACACAAGCGGCAACGGATACGGCAGCCAAAGCCGGCGAAGCTATTAGCAGTGCGGCATCAGGCACAGCAGCCAAAGCCGGCGAAGCCATTAGCAGTGCGGCATCAGGCACAGCTGCTAAAGCCGGCGAAGCCATTGGCAGTGCGGCATCAGGAGCATCGATAGCTGTAGCGAAAACCGCAGCTAAAGCCGGCGTAGCTATCAGCAGTGGCGCGTCAGGGGCAACCGTAGCGGCAACGGAAACCGCACTCAAGGCAAAAGGATTTTTCAGCAGTGCGGCATCAGGAGCAACTGCGGCGGCATCAGGCACAGCAGCCAAAGCCGGCGAAGCCATTGGCAGCGCGGTATCAGAGGCAAGTCAAGCCGTCGTTGGGAAATCTTTAGGAGTAAGCGGAGTCGTTGCCGGCGCTGCATCTGTAGCCGGCAAAGCAGTTGTAGGGAAAGCAACGGAAGTTGGCGGTGCAATCGCTTACACTGCATCCAAAGCCGGTCAAACTGTTGCTAAAAAAGCGACAAATGCAGCGGCACCTATTATGGATGCTACTGGAAAAACTATTCAAAATGCTAAAAACGTAACAACTGATTGGCTAATTCGCTTCATAGATAAAGTGGATGTTCCTAAAGCCGAAGCTGAAGTTAGAGGGCTACAGCAGCAGTATCCTAACGAAGAACCAAGAAAAATTGCTCATCGTTTGATGGTAGATAAAACAGTGCTTGCAGCCGGCTCAGGTTTGGCTAGCAACTTGGTGCCGGGAGCAGCACTGGCGATGGCAGGCGTTGATTTGGCGGCGATGACTGCTCTTTCAGCAGAATTGATTTATCAGATCGCTGCTGCTTATGGGCAGGATTTACAATCGAGTGCTCGCAAAGGGGAAGTTCTCACAATCTTTACTTTATCTGTGAGTGGAAGTTTAGCGCTTGAAGCCGGTTTGGGTTGGCTGGGAAATGTGCCGGTGGCTGGGGCAATGATTGGTGCAAGCACGAATGCAGCAATGATCTACTCACTTGGATATGGGGCTTGTCGTTTTTATGAAGCCAAGCAGCGAAATTCATTGATTTTGGAAGGTACTGTAATAGATTCTCTGGTTGAAAGTGAGAAATATTTAGAAGGTGCGATATCACAAGAAGTGATCATGGATCAAATTTTGATTCATGTTTTTTTAGCCGGCAATCCTGATAAAACAGGGGAACAACTGTTGCCAGAACTGCAAATTTTGAATCTCAGCCCTGCATCATTAGAAGCAATTACGGCTAATATCACATCTCCCCCCTCTTTAGAAACCTTGCTTGCTCAAATCAATAGTGATTTTGCCGTGCCACTGCTCGCTCAATGTCAAAAAATAGCTCAATTAGATGGAGTAGTAACCCCCGAAGAAACGCAAGTTATAGAAACTATTCTCAATAAGTTTGGTATTAATATTAATAGTGATGCTCAATAA
- a CDS encoding peptidylprolyl isomerase: MHHLSKVMMDGFKRWLKTGTIALLLTLSLGLSAAANRDYGLPAGNAITDGRALLRYALPIENEPVRKLQTSLEDISTQLRAKRRWGGVTSDISTAERIVNRQSDLLASVAEAKQPEAEALIAQLKEGLATMRAATEAKDKEQIWIKRTEMLNLVGQLEALMVGEYPFEVPEQYSYLPQLKGRATVEVVTDKGKITLVADGYNAPVTAGNFVDLVQRGFYDGLEFIRSEESYVLQAGDPPGPEVGFIDPTSKKYRNVPLEILVRGDQEPTYGITLEQAGRYRDQPVLPFSAYGAVAMARPETEVDGGSSQFFFFLFEPELTPAGLNLLDGRYAVFGYVIEGKEVLEKLSAGDKILSAKVIQGGENLVQPQA, encoded by the coding sequence ATGCATCACTTGAGCAAAGTAATGATGGATGGATTCAAACGCTGGCTAAAAACCGGCACGATCGCGCTGCTGCTCACTCTATCTCTAGGACTGAGCGCTGCTGCTAACCGTGACTATGGCTTGCCGGCTGGAAATGCAATTACCGATGGCAGAGCACTGTTGCGATATGCTTTGCCGATTGAAAATGAGCCGGTGCGAAAACTTCAGACCTCTTTGGAAGATATCTCGACCCAACTGCGGGCAAAACGGCGCTGGGGTGGAGTTACGAGCGACATTAGCACAGCAGAAAGAATTGTGAATCGTCAATCAGATCTGCTTGCCAGTGTTGCAGAAGCGAAACAACCGGAAGCGGAAGCTTTAATCGCTCAGCTTAAAGAAGGTTTGGCCACTATGAGAGCGGCCACCGAAGCCAAAGATAAGGAACAAATTTGGATCAAGCGCACTGAAATGCTCAATCTGGTTGGCCAGCTTGAAGCGTTAATGGTGGGAGAATATCCCTTTGAGGTGCCAGAACAGTACAGCTACTTGCCCCAACTTAAGGGACGTGCCACGGTGGAAGTGGTGACGGACAAAGGCAAGATTACGCTCGTTGCAGACGGCTACAATGCACCCGTTACCGCCGGCAATTTTGTCGATCTCGTTCAGCGCGGTTTTTACGACGGGTTGGAATTTATTCGTTCGGAAGAATCCTATGTGCTGCAAGCCGGTGATCCACCCGGCCCGGAAGTGGGTTTTATTGACCCGACTTCTAAAAAATACCGCAATGTTCCCCTAGAAATTCTTGTCAGAGGCGATCAAGAACCAACCTACGGCATTACTTTGGAACAAGCCGGTCGCTATCGTGATCAGCCGGTGCTTCCCTTCTCTGCCTATGGTGCGGTGGCAATGGCGCGTCCTGAAACCGAAGTGGATGGTGGATCTTCTCAGTTTTTCTTTTTCTTATTTGAACCTGAACTGACGCCTGCCGGTCTTAATTTGCTAGATGGTCGTTATGCTGTCTTTGGCTATGTTATTGAGGGTAAGGAAGTTCTGGAAAAATTGAGCGCGGGAGACAAAATCCTATCTGCCAAGGTTATCCAAGGCGGAGAAAATTTAGTTCAACCGCAAGCTTAA
- the efp gene encoding elongation factor P, translated as MISSNDFRPGVTIVLDDNVWRVVEFLHVKPGKGSAFVRTKLRNVKNGNVIERTFRAGETVPQANLEKSTMQHTYKDGDEFVFMDMATYEEAHLSSAQIGNRVKYLKEGMEVNVVRWGEQVLDVELPNSVVLEITDTDPGVKGDTATGGTKPAIVETGAQVMVPLFISVGERIRIDTREDTYLGRE; from the coding sequence ATGATCTCCAGTAACGACTTTCGCCCCGGTGTCACGATTGTATTAGATGATAACGTTTGGCGGGTGGTGGAATTCCTGCACGTTAAGCCAGGAAAAGGTTCAGCTTTTGTTCGTACAAAACTTAGAAATGTCAAGAACGGGAACGTTATAGAGCGGACATTCCGAGCCGGCGAAACAGTTCCCCAGGCCAACCTAGAAAAAAGCACTATGCAGCATACCTATAAAGACGGCGACGAGTTTGTCTTTATGGATATGGCCACTTACGAAGAAGCGCATTTGAGTTCTGCTCAAATTGGCAACCGCGTCAAGTATCTCAAGGAAGGAATGGAAGTCAACGTCGTCCGGTGGGGCGAACAAGTTCTAGACGTGGAACTGCCGAATTCCGTCGTGCTGGAAATAACTGATACCGATCCGGGTGTCAAAGGAGATACCGCAACAGGCGGCACTAAACCTGCCATTGTGGAAACCGGCGCTCAAGTAATGGTTCCCTTATTTATTTCTGTGGGAGAGCGGATTCGGATTGATACCCGTGAGGATACCTACTTAGGCCGAGAGTAA
- the accB gene encoding acetyl-CoA carboxylase biotin carboxyl carrier protein has translation MQLDLNQLRELLAVFDQTDISELTLKSGDFELTVRKGIHLVERGTPTFEPPAGGGAPWGTPASPAPPALTSVAPGTGSESGPSGTSQGNAGANPPVPAPIAPPPNDKKWIDVISPMVGTFYRSPAPTEAPFVEVGDRIKVGQTVCIIEAMKLMNEIEAEVSGQVMEIAGQNGEPVEYGQVLLRINPE, from the coding sequence GTGCAATTAGATTTAAATCAACTCCGCGAGCTGCTAGCGGTTTTCGATCAGACTGACATCTCAGAGCTGACGTTAAAAAGTGGCGATTTTGAGCTGACGGTACGCAAGGGCATCCATCTGGTTGAGCGCGGCACGCCAACATTCGAGCCGCCAGCTGGGGGAGGTGCCCCTTGGGGAACCCCAGCATCCCCAGCCCCACCAGCATTGACTTCTGTGGCTCCCGGTACTGGATCAGAATCTGGGCCAAGTGGAACCAGCCAAGGAAATGCCGGGGCGAATCCTCCTGTGCCGGCTCCCATTGCTCCCCCTCCCAATGATAAAAAGTGGATTGATGTCATTTCCCCGATGGTAGGGACGTTTTACCGATCACCGGCCCCGACTGAAGCGCCTTTTGTCGAGGTGGGTGATCGGATTAAAGTTGGCCAGACGGTCTGCATTATTGAGGCAATGAAGCTGATGAACGAAATTGAAGCTGAGGTGTCTGGACAAGTAATGGAGATTGCCGGCCAGAATGGGGAGCCGGTGGAATATGGCCAAGTTTTGCTGCGGATTAACCCAGAGTAG
- a CDS encoding metalloregulator ArsR/SmtB family transcription factor, whose product MKSAQPVPQEVVQQVAEYFSILSEPMRLKILNLLRDGEKCVQELVEATETSQANVSKHLKVMLQAGILCRRTEGTSAYYRVEDQLIFELCNLVCDRLATRIEQQARHFRAFSLISKE is encoded by the coding sequence ATGAAATCAGCGCAGCCTGTCCCACAAGAAGTCGTCCAACAAGTTGCCGAATACTTCAGCATTTTGAGTGAGCCAATGCGGCTCAAAATTTTGAACTTACTCCGCGACGGCGAAAAGTGTGTGCAAGAGTTAGTCGAAGCCACCGAAACCAGTCAAGCCAACGTCTCGAAGCATCTCAAAGTGATGCTGCAAGCCGGAATACTCTGCCGGCGAACAGAAGGCACCTCAGCTTACTACCGAGTGGAAGACCAGCTGATTTTTGAGCTGTGTAACTTAGTGTGTGATCGCTTGGCGACGCGGATTGAGCAGCAAGCCCGCCACTTCCGCGCCTTTAGCCTGATCAGCAAAGAATGA